A genomic segment from Candidatus Hydrogenedentota bacterium encodes:
- a CDS encoding O-antigen ligase family protein, which translates to MTAMTDTAGARRPSVMAGLGITVLALAFALAILAVGTKALVALIGALVFVLMLRNPMVGLYVTTALLLLSGTGSNIGAFAGGVPVTGAKLVGIATIAAWLLNALTTGKRFYTGTPVVLALVFTGWAAVGIALSLAWRAQWPEWTRLLTVVGYFILAIHLLNTRERIHRFVVLILVCGAAMSAFAVAQYFVPALQAGGVSGIQSIAGGGEFAYVDPEGLSSGAAVRVSGLTGHSNWLAFALLLMLPLNVYWFSTVKSLRAKLFISLCALLEIAALVLTFTRLGLLVGVLVAVALVVKGLVHVNPYRIVALAVVLVFGWVLLPGAYKERVLDFSGYSGSESTSARLELQEYAWQYMRDFPTAGIGLGGFGLKFYDENSRYSAMLRWMNKELGWNPVYYGPHNMYLQVGSEAGAVGLFLMILMMLVALKNAQKSQRLFKEAGDSNMALLAGTVFVSLIAFVCCAVFLHALHQKIWWMVMALSAALPLYAATLKSPAKNGANGNSANGAAPAAQP; encoded by the coding sequence ATGACTGCAATGACAGATACCGCCGGTGCGCGACGTCCGAGTGTAATGGCCGGGTTGGGCATTACCGTCTTGGCGTTGGCATTTGCGTTGGCGATCCTCGCCGTGGGCACGAAGGCCCTGGTCGCGCTGATTGGCGCGCTCGTATTCGTGCTGATGTTGCGTAACCCGATGGTCGGTTTGTACGTGACGACTGCGCTGCTTCTCCTTTCGGGGACGGGATCGAACATTGGCGCATTTGCGGGTGGCGTGCCGGTTACCGGGGCGAAGCTCGTGGGTATTGCCACCATTGCGGCGTGGCTGCTAAATGCTCTCACCACGGGCAAACGCTTCTACACGGGCACTCCAGTAGTCTTGGCGTTGGTATTCACGGGATGGGCCGCGGTAGGAATCGCCCTCTCGCTCGCGTGGCGCGCGCAATGGCCGGAATGGACGCGTCTTCTCACGGTTGTGGGGTATTTCATCCTCGCGATACACCTGCTGAACACGCGGGAGCGCATTCACCGGTTTGTGGTGCTTATCCTCGTGTGCGGCGCGGCGATGAGCGCATTTGCCGTAGCGCAGTATTTCGTGCCCGCGTTGCAGGCGGGCGGCGTGAGCGGTATCCAAAGTATCGCGGGCGGCGGCGAGTTTGCCTACGTCGATCCCGAAGGGCTTTCGTCGGGCGCGGCGGTGCGCGTGAGCGGCCTCACGGGACACTCGAACTGGCTGGCCTTCGCGCTGCTGCTGATGCTTCCGCTCAACGTGTATTGGTTCTCCACGGTGAAATCGCTCCGCGCAAAGCTCTTCATATCACTGTGCGCGCTCCTGGAAATTGCTGCCCTCGTACTGACCTTCACGCGATTGGGGTTGCTTGTAGGCGTTCTTGTCGCGGTTGCGTTGGTGGTTAAGGGTTTGGTGCACGTAAACCCCTATCGCATCGTCGCGCTTGCCGTTGTACTCGTCTTCGGTTGGGTGTTATTGCCGGGCGCGTACAAGGAACGCGTCTTAGACTTCTCGGGTTATTCGGGCAGCGAATCGACTTCGGCGCGGCTTGAATTGCAGGAGTACGCGTGGCAGTACATGCGCGATTTCCCCACCGCCGGTATTGGCCTCGGCGGATTCGGGCTGAAGTTCTACGACGAGAATTCGCGATACTCGGCCATGTTGCGCTGGATGAACAAGGAGTTGGGCTGGAACCCCGTGTACTACGGTCCGCACAACATGTACTTGCAGGTCGGTTCCGAAGCGGGCGCGGTGGGATTGTTCCTGATGATTCTCATGATGCTCGTGGCGCTCAAGAACGCCCAGAAATCGCAACGCTTATTTAAGGAGGCGGGCGATTCCAACATGGCGCTCCTGGCGGGAACGGTCTTTGTCAGCCTCATTGCGTTTGTGTGCTGCGCGGTCTTTCTCCATGCGCTGCATCAGAAAATCTGGTGGATGGTGATGGCGTTGTCCGCGGCGCTGCCACTCTACGCCGCTACGCTCAAGTCTCCCGCGAAGAACGGAGCCAACGGCAACTCGGCCAACGGGGCCGCGCCTGCCGCCCAGCCGTGA